Genomic window (Melioribacteraceae bacterium):
CGTTTTTAATCAAAGTACCGGTAAAAGTAATCAGAGAATCTAGTGAATTATAATTTTGAGCAACCTTAACTACTTCATAGTAAGCCGGTTTACACTGATTATTAATATCCCATAATGAAGCTTTTTTTACAAATGCCCATTCATCATTCAATCCATCTTTACTTACACTAATAATTTTTCCACGCCCTGAGAAATAACTTCTATCCATAAAACATTTAATTAGCTGTCCATATTGATTTGCTTGTTGGGTTAGTACTGTGCTTGTTAAGTTATCACTACTTGGTTTTACGTCCAATTCAGTAACTGCCATTTCTGTGCATATTGGCTCAAATTTATTATATGATGCAATCCACTGCGCGGCTGTTGGTGAATTATATTGGTCATGATCCTGCATTCCAATTCCATCCAAAAATCCCGCATCAAAAATTGGTTTGCATATTCTCACAATACCGTCAGCTTTTCCAGATTGATGAGTATTATAATCATTGTAGTAAAGTTTCATTTGTGTTTCACCATATTGCACAGAATATTTTCTTGCAAATTCAAACGCCTTCATAATAAAGCTATTATCACCAAAAGTAGTGTACCATTCATTATTTGTGGTTCTATCGGTACCTGTATTATCATTAACTGCCTCATTAACTACATCCATTGCAGTCAATAATCCTGGCCACCCTTCGTGTAGTATTCTCATCACTTCTTTAATATAATTTTCCATACGCAGCATCATCTTCTCTTTTGATAATCTCTCACCATTATTTGTATATCCTTTACGGAAAAATGCAGTCCCCGGATGTTGATTATGCCACACCAAAGTATGACCCCGGAATGTAAATCCTTGTCTCTTAGCCCAATTGAGTTGAGCTTTTATATTCCCGTTAAAAGTAACTTTTGGATTCACATCAATTGAATCCTTTGCCGACTGTGTAGATGCAGAATTATAAGCCGAGGCACTACCATTGATATCAACAATATATGTTGCTTTCATCCAGTTGCCCGGACTCATAGAGTTCATGTGATGTTTAATTAAATAACCGCCATTTGGATCAGCAATATTTGATTGCCCTTGAACATAAGGATCAGTTGAAAAACCGATATGGGCATAAGATAAAAGACAACCAATATAAAAATCATTTTTAAATACCTCTTTTAAAGCAGGTACATTTGTTTGAACATTAGTTTGAGCGCTTATCTGTAAAGCAAATAATAATGCAATTAAAGTATAGAAAATTGAAAATTTTCTTGTTCGGTGAGTCCTGGATAAAATCATTTAATACTTCCTATAGATAATTATAAAATATTAGTTTGATACAAAAGTTGTAATGCTCGAAGGTTCGAGTGTAAATATAAAATTATCACCAGCTACATTAATTTCCGAGCCCATTTCACAATTTTTTGAGACTGAAGTTGTGTAGGGAGTAAATTTTTTATTTACTGTTCCATTTTGAATTCTGAATGCATGTTCTTTAGAAGTTGTACTTGTATTTACGGCTACAATAATTACTTTTGAAGTTGCCGGATCAATATATGAAGTGGTACTAACTCCGGAACCTACTAAGGGAGGATAGACTGCACTTTCTACTCGGTAATAACCTGGACGAATAAATTTAGAAAACTGGGACATTACATAACCCTTTTTGGTAATTGTACCTTTATTGCCACTGTTATTTGTACCGTCACTTATAGGTCCATAAAACCTAACAATATACCACCACACATAGGCATTCATACCCGCTTTCATAACGTTGTTCATTTCAGATGCAACTGGTAAGCCCCATGCCCAATCGTTTGCCTGCCCGGTTTCCCCGCTTAGATGCTCAGTCATCCAAACTTCTTTTCCTTTTTGTTCAGCCAGAGGATATGATGCAAGTCCCCCTCCATAAATATGTCCCCCAACAATATCTAAATTTGAACATGCAATTGAATCATTTAGGATAGGATCGGACATATTTTTTCTAAACTGGAAAGACTCCGGAGCCATAACTCTAGTTTCTAACTTATGCGCATATTCTTTCATAAATCTAAGCATCTCATCAGCAGTCCAGCCAGTCCATTCATTTGCATAGTCCGGTTCATTTTGCACAGAAATAGCATATAATGGTACACCATTTCTCAACATAAATCTTGTATAAGCATTTAAGTGATCAGCATAGTCGTTATACATATCGTAGCGTACTCTCGTTTGACCATTAATAACCTCAGTCATTCGAGGGGGAGCATTCCAAGGAGAAGCGAATATAAGGACTCCTTTTTCGTGCGCCTTTTTCGCAGTAGTTACATTCATACTCCATTGATTGCTATCTGGCTGAACCATTAACCTTAATATCGAAAAGCCAAGTTGGGTATCACCAGTGCCAAATGCTGTTTCAATTTCCGAGCTTGTCATATCTGGTCGCCAGGGAAGAATATTAGCAGCACCAAATCCTCTTATTAATTGGCGAAGATTAGAAAAGTTTACCGTTTCAAGCGGTATATAATTAACTGTGAAATTAATTGTAGTGTCACGTTGAATTTTTACATCATAAAACTCTTGTGAAATAATAATGGGCATAGTGGTAGATACATTTCCAATCCTTATCGTATAACTTCCTTCCGAGATAGTACTTTTATTTAGTCGAACATTTTCAAGGGGGGTAGTAGAGTAATTTCGGGGTATTGATATTATCCCTTTACTATTTTCATTAAGGATCATTTTTCTTACTTGAGATTCACCATCAGCATGTAAACGATAAAGATATACTCCGCTCGTAACTCTTTGGCCAAAATTATTTCTTCCATCCCACAATAAATTATGCGCTCCAACTCTCTGCACCCCCGCATTCATCACTCTAACTTCTCTTCCAAGAATATCATAAATAGTTACTTGTACCTCTGATTCCTCTTTAATATTGTAGGGAATGGCGGTAGAATTAGAAAACGGATTTGGGTAATTCTGCTCGAGTTCAAACTTTGTTGGAAGATTATTATTTTCAGATCTAATTGAAGTTGGAATGCCAATCTGGTAATTTCCTGTATTATCAGTTAACGTGGAGAATTTCTT
Coding sequences:
- a CDS encoding endo-1,4-beta-xylanase — encoded protein: MILSRTHRTRKFSIFYTLIALLFALQISAQTNVQTNVPALKEVFKNDFYIGCLLSYAHIGFSTDPYVQGQSNIADPNGGYLIKHHMNSMSPGNWMKATYIVDINGSASAYNSASTQSAKDSIDVNPKVTFNGNIKAQLNWAKRQGFTFRGHTLVWHNQHPGTAFFRKGYTNNGERLSKEKMMLRMENYIKEVMRILHEGWPGLLTAMDVVNEAVNDNTGTDRTTNNEWYTTFGDNSFIMKAFEFARKYSVQYGETQMKLYYNDYNTHQSGKADGIVRICKPIFDAGFLDGIGMQDHDQYNSPTAAQWIASYNKFEPICTEMAVTELDVKPSSDNLTSTVLTQQANQYGQLIKCFMDRSYFSGRGKIISVSKDGLNDEWAFVKKASLWDINNQCKPAYYEVVKVAQNYNSLDSLITFTGTLIKNEYTTESWAQFETALFASHDAMNKNYSHTVSTGDALETAKLNLKTAIDSLVKKSTGIDEARMPSDYNLSQNYPNPFNPETTISYQLPAEGYVSIKVYDVLGNEVAVLVDEFKSAGKYNINFGVNQLNKHAQLTSGTYFYQLKVNNYLETKKFVLLK
- a CDS encoding T9SS type A sorting domain-containing protein, coding for MIILFIVFTVQLNAQTVSLKGRVTAARYSIVNASVTVIDNSDTTKKFSTLTDNTGNYQIGIPTSIRSENNNLPTKFELEQNYPNPFSNSTAIPYNIKEESEVQVTIYDILGREVRVMNAGVQRVGAHNLLWDGRNNFGQRVTSGVYLYRLHADGESQVRKMILNENSKGIISIPRNYSTTPLENVRLNKSTISEGSYTIRIGNVSTTMPIIISQEFYDVKIQRDTTINFTVNYIPLETVNFSNLRQLIRGFGAANILPWRPDMTSSEIETAFGTGDTQLGFSILRLMVQPDSNQWSMNVTTAKKAHEKGVLIFASPWNAPPRMTEVINGQTRVRYDMYNDYADHLNAYTRFMLRNGVPLYAISVQNEPDYANEWTGWTADEMLRFMKEYAHKLETRVMAPESFQFRKNMSDPILNDSIACSNLDIVGGHIYGGGLASYPLAEQKGKEVWMTEHLSGETGQANDWAWGLPVASEMNNVMKAGMNAYVWWYIVRFYGPISDGTNNSGNKGTITKKGYVMSQFSKFIRPGYYRVESAVYPPLVGSGVSTTSYIDPATSKVIIVAVNTSTTSKEHAFRIQNGTVNKKFTPYTTSVSKNCEMGSEINVAGDNFIFTLEPSSITTFVSN